A window of Pan paniscus chromosome X, NHGRI_mPanPan1-v2.0_pri, whole genome shotgun sequence genomic DNA:
TGGGAATctattttctcatcaaaattaTAACCAAACAGCATTGAACAAAATTGAGACCTGCTGTAATGATACAAATTACAATGGAGATTGACCTGAAAACGTTTTGCtaagttaaagaagccagacaccaaaGGCCACACACatattatgtgattccatttatattaaatgttcagaataggcaaatccatagagatagaaggcagattagtggttgccaagggatggaggtgggggaTAAGTTGGGCGAAAATGGGAAGAGACTGCTAATTGGTGCTTTGTTTCTTATTTGGGTGATAAAAATTCTCTGGAATTAAACAGTggacacaacattgtgaatatactgacaaccattgaattatatactttatttttattataattaaaatggtgaattttactttatattaattttatgtcagtgaatattaaatattttcatgaataacacaatagaaaaaaattaagcacaaTATTTCACTAGCTACATTTTTGAAGATATAACAAAACACAATCATTGTCAAAGAGTCTTTTTATTAAGATAAATCCAGTAAAATTTGTGCATTCACATATAATCAAAACTGCCCTTCTgaaataaacatttgtatttattttaaaaatgggaatacaatttcatttttccCAAGCtaataataaagttatatttgGGAAAGATAAGTTTAACTCTTAACATTACATGAAAATAGTTCACCTTCTTTATAAAAGCAACCTGCAGAACAAGAATGTTGGATGAAACTCTTTTTTTGGGATCCCTCACTTTATGAAATTATCACATGtataaaagagtaaaattaaaattcaaagatTTGACATATAACTTACACAACACGAAATTCACTCACAAAGTTGaaagcatatttttttctatatattccaCTACTATAATCACAAAATTTATAGATAAATGTTTCATGTTAGAAACTTTATGGCTAATAATCAATATGAAGATGTTCTGAAATTAAATCAATGCTAAAGAAAGGCtgtgtttataaaatttttgataaaaatatttatctctatTAACTTTACAACATGAAGGTACATGTTACCAAATTATGAAACtacatagggcagttttaaacaatACTCTGCGGctcctctttttttccattttcttcttcgatctcatcttcctcttttccttcttcttcttcttccttcctctcttcttttaaatcttctttctcttttccagcttcttcctcatttccaccttcatcttcttttccatcttctctctctttttcatcttctttgaCTTTTAcatctttctcctcttttttatctcccttctcttttccatcttcattctcttttccatctcctgtttcttttctgtcttcttcctctttttcatcttctcctttctcttttccatcttctccatttccttttccgtcttcacctttttttccatcttctttctcttttgcatcttctcctttctcatttccatttttatcctcttttccatcttcttcccctttttcatctttgtcttcttttccagCTTCCCCTTTCTCTTCGTTTTgatcttcttcatcttctttctgatcttcttcttcattttttacttCTGCTGCcactgcttctttcttttctcctcccttttctGTGGCATcttcaatattttcttcttttacttccacaatttctttttcagaagctGGTGCCTGTATGTatagtgaaaagaaaaacaagattcTGTCTGTAAATTTAGAACCAtttcccctaaatatttacactggaTTATATCTATTTCACAGAAAGACTAATACTTCATTTAAAGAAAGtaattttcctgtgaaagaaGCCTGCTAAATGTCACATTATGAGAAAACATTCTAAGAAATGAGATTAACTAAAATATGtccacagaaatatctacaaatagatatttgaaacaataaatacagaaacacttataaatactttttatttcaaatatgaaGAAGCACAAAGTAAATACTTAAAGAATGACATATATTTATTCTGTATCAGCAATTCTTAATGAGGACTATGCATGTAAACAAAATATAGTCCTtggaaaaataacattattttgtttctataataatgatattttttatgtaaaaattacttgaaaagtACTGTACCAGATATTATAAGATAACTTACAAAAGATTTTCCATATTTGCATATGTTTGGTTTATAGATTTGGTGGCTACACCCATTTTCAGTGTTTTATTACAATACCTAAAAATGTTGTATGcattaaatatgcaaaataagattaaaaacatttatataatgatttGCTTTGCCATCTacagaggaaataaaagaatCATAAATTCTGGAAAAGGGATTTACAAATAGCCTGTGTGCTGATAAAAGGAATAAAGATTGGCTTGTATTTAATAAGAAGGTCGTTATGTTAGTACTAAGTCATAATCATTGGCATTGTTCTAGTAACAGCAATGCTAAGCCACTGCTCACACTACTGGTCCCTCTAAATTCtcatattttaagttaattttattttcctcttagaTACCATTATACTATAGAACCACTgctcacttaatttttttccaacttaTAAACTAAAAGGCAAATAGGATTTCTTTCAGTTGTACCCATTGTTAAACTTTCAAATAGATAAAACTGTTAACATTAGAAAATACCTCTGTAATTTTGGCTTCTCCATTTTTAGCATTTTCATTGTAGTCTTCTTCAACAACTGCTTCTTGCTTGGTTTCAGCAACTGCTTGGGCACTTGtatctatgttttcttccatcATATcactttttgtcttcattttctgcCAAGCAATATAAAACAATGAAAGTAAATATACAATTTAACTGCTGTGTTGATTAAATGGTCACAATTATTTTACCAGCTGTTGTAATAATTTATGCAAACTCTTTAAAGTATCACATATAAATCTGGTATCAACAAAATTATCACATAATATCTTCATTGTAAATTTCATTGTAAGCCTAAAGCAGgattaaaaatgaacaatgttCCCttgatataaacaaaataaatttccttttaagtTGAGTGATATAGATGAGAGGCAACCAGTTAGAATGCTGACTAGTTGCTGCCAAGGACAAACTGCTGGCATCAGGTTAGGCTGATCAATTAATTCCCTCTGTCTAGAGAGGGTCAGTTTATTTCTGTCAAGTCTAATTAATAAGGAACAGGGTTTTGTTGATCGTTATGCCTCCATTGGTAATAATTAAGAGAAATGCTATTAGTGAGAACAacaatttagatatatttttaaaagaccttatGGTGATGTAAGTGTTTCAATCTTTGTATCTACAAGTTTGGAATGCCCTGATTCATGACGACTTCACCAAGAAAATTTTTTGCCTACCTGTGTATGTAATAGAAAGACCACTGGATTGAGGGGCCGGAAAACCTGTGTTTGAATTCTAGATCTGCCACTTATGTGATGTGATCTTGAGCAAAGGCATAAGTATCTTTGAGGCtgttattttcatatataaaaagaGAGTAATACCACCCACCTGACAGGGATGTTAcaaggagaaaatgagaaaacacatgaaaaaaatgctttagaAACTGTAATTTGTAATTTAGATATAAGTTATTACTCTTTTAACACATGAGAAACAGAGCCAAGGAGGGTAAAGTCTATGGttatatagtatatgttttaGTCTagccctatttttcttttcttttctttttttttccgtttttttttttttttttttttttgaggcagggactccctctgtcgcccaggctggagtgaggcaatctctgctcactgcaacctcctcctcccaggctcaagcaatcctcccacaacagcctcccaagcagctgggactacaggcatgcccggctaatttttgtattttctgtggtGATGGTGattttctgtgttgcccaggctggtctcaaactcctacgttcaagcaatctgcccatctcaacCTTCCAGAGTactcagattacaggtgtaagccaccacatctggccttacttttctttttaaaagaaaatatgctgtatttactgttttaaaaacTAGTAAGTTGAATATTTAACCTTACATAATAGTGGACTTGAAAAgtaaaatgcaggaaaaaaaaaccttcttttcttttgtcaCCATTAAATATATCAATTATTACTAAAACTTCAATTTCCCTAAGTTtagcaatattttttaataaaggatTTCATTTATGAACATGATGACAGTTTATACTTTCTTCAACTACAAAGTGATAGGATTAGATGCTCTCTAATGTTTCTCATAGCTTTAACCTTTTATGATTTCAGGAATTCAACCAATATTCTTATGTATTAAGCAATTAGCAGTAAACTAAATATTGAGATTATATCTATTTCTACATGCCTTTAGCCACAACACCAGAGTATATAAGTCCATACAAAATCAATTGTGTCCATTTAAAATTAACATATGCaaatacatcttacatatattatatatatataattatatataatcttatatacTTTGCCAActgtaaaatattatcaaatgttAGTTACTACTTTTATTACAAAGCACGACTTTGGGGTTACTACTGTTTTCACCTTTTGTTTTCCCAGGGAAACAGTATTGTCACTATATGATAGCAAAGGCATGTACATTTAATGGGCCTATCCAACTGAAATTGTTTTGTCTCTACCCAGTGAAAATGTCAAAACACTGTGGACAAtcacaaaacagaacaaataatCCCCACCCAAGGGGTTTGCATGTATCATAtgatagaatataatatattactaACTGAACAAAATATAAGCAAAGTAAAATGATCAGCTGTATgccatttcaaaaattatttttgaaaaaaaaagcaaatttatttcaatattctACGTTGAATATTTACCCTTGAACTTGATGTTCTTTTAGGCTTCACCTCTGGTGTAACTGGCACAAGCATCTGCTTCAAGTtgtgggaaaagaaaagaaaaggaaaaaaatcatatttgaagAAAGAACGCTAAAAATGAAATCCAACCtctgaattaaaataaatgagtattaggaaaaaaatacatttccttggtgtgaaagtttttcttaaaacttcaaaaataaatcGTGTATTGAATATTTTAGGATtccctaaattttaaaatgacgtTTCACAATACATGGGctgctttttgaaaagattactTACAGCAGACAACCTGGCAGATCTTCTCTTTGGCtataagttaaaaacaaaaatctgttaaGAGAATTATGGATACAAAAagctagaattatttttattgaggtcAAAATATTTGGTGTAACAATACATAAATATTGTCACTAAAGAAGTAATTGTGAATTTGGTTAGAAAATACAAGAGAAATATAAGTTTTGATTTTTCCCTCCTCTGAACACTTTACATACTAAGGAAAAAGTCCCAAATTAAGCTTAAGCAGCTAGGCTAAATTAACACAGTAGCTAGTAACAAGGAGcacatttagaaatgaaaatatagccTTTTCTTGCCAAATGACAAAGCAATTATTTTGCATAAAAGGAAGAATTTCTCTCCACATCTGAACAAGTACAATAAGGTCTTAAATTCGAAGAAGCTTGCAGTTTTTAATACttactatatatacatttttttcacactcagtatatttttattgtgcattaattagattaaaattaataatatgcaTTGACCAAAATATTAGATTAACAAGGCCATAAAGGTAAACTGAGAGGTTTCTTTAATATAATTGTCGCACAACAATGATTCTCGCTTTGTAGGACATATAGAAGATGGCATACTCTAGGAGTTagaacaatatatatttaatgcaataaCAAAAACTATATAGTACTTTAAGAAATGTTTCACATATGTGAACAGTCATTTAGAGCCTCAACTTTCTAAAGTAAGCAACATGTAAGCCTGTAAAGTACACACACCAAATCATAGTCTAACCCACAAAACacccaaataaaatattagcacatCTCTATTGTCAAGAATATTTCCTTACcatcatttctataaaaaaaagtgaaaaagccttttcttttattctgaatGGCAATTTTAAAAAGTCCTCTCTTCTGAAATTCggatatatatttttgagagatCCCACTGGTATACCATATTGGAACTCATATTGTACAAATATACCAACCAGCATCTATTTTTTAGCTGCTTATGTCAAGTTTATAAAACGAGTGGTTTTTCCTAATAGATGCTAAGACTAAAGAAACTCACCTCCTGCCTCATATCACCTTGACCTGCAGCCTACACAGAGGAGAAAACCACACAGAAATAAGGTCATTGATATAAACACATAAATCAGAAAATACTGCCTGCGGATTACAAATTTCAATATAATTGCTTATTACTTTCTCCTGGGTTCCTGCTCAAGTAGACACGTGTTGTTTCTTAGGAACCATGCTACATACTGCTGTTTTACTAATGTGCACCAAGATGCAAGTGCATGCACAAGACATACTTTTACACAATTGATAGTTAATTTCATCCTTCTGTGTAAATTGCATCTCCTAAAAGCAAACCTTTGTAATTTTGAAATCCACCTGCTTTAGATAATGTAAAAGCCAAAAATGTGGGGGTGGGTCAAATGAAGGCGGAGCTTCATGCAATTTCGCTTTCTTGCCTTATGTTTGCCATGCAATTGTACCTATCTTATCCTCTCCACTGATTCTGGACTATTTTCTCCAAGTTTTGCATGCAAGAATTACAGCCCCCACAGTGTTTTCTTGGGGAGACCTCTTTGTTACAAAGTCAATGCTTTATTCTAAGAAACTGGCCGCCGATTTTAAAACTTCCCGCCACTACCTGCTTTAAGGTTGCTGTCAGCTCTGGAAAACAGCAAGACCTACTGCACAAGTATAGAAAAGCACAGTGGCGGGAATCTCAGGAAGGGGGGATGGTGATTAGAAACAGTTGTTTTCCATATCTGAGCAGCCCTTTAGCCTGAGAATTATCAAGCTATTGCACGATTCATACAGCCACAGAGCACGGGGGAATTTCAGTATTATTCCTATGTTTTAGGAAAAAGGAAGGCGGAGTTGTTTATAGGAATAATCCAAAAACAATCATAATGTCTTAGCATAGTGTTATACGGTTTTACCAAGCAATGAAACAGCGTTCGATTTCACTTCTAGGGGACTAAGAAAAAAAACGCCGAGCGTGAACTTGTTTCCTGTCTGCGAGGAGCCAGGAATTGTGAAGTGAGGGTTTGCAGAAGACCTGTGGAGCTCGAAAGGCTCAGATCAATTCTGCACTACTAAAGTGAACAAATCCATGCTACCCCAACATCAGCATGTTTATCCGACGCTGTCTCCTTATAATCTTCCCATCTTTAGCTAAAGAGCTTGGAAAGGTCCAGCTTTCTCACCCCTAAAGTTTCTAATTACAGCGGTGAATCTCTGTTCTCTAGGACAGTTTGAAGTCTGCGCCGCCTAATGGCACAGGATTACCATTGCATAGCCATCTGGCCTGACAAgaagtggaggaggagggaaggaaaaaaaaaaaaaaaagaaaaaagaaaacgggAAGAACAAAGGCAAATACAGGAGAAAGCCATGGCTTTCGTTCCCCAGACGGGACGGTTCCCCGAGAAAAGCCGgtggcagaggaggaaactgaagtatGGTTGGGAGAAGTGTTCTCCAATAGGGTAAGCGGAGGAAGGGGGTTGGGGTAGGAAGCGACAGCCCAGCGCTATGGCTGTTTGTAATTCAGCATGGAGACAcctttcaagagattctctcctTAAACAGAACACTCCAAAAGTGAACTACCAGTTGCATGCAAGACCATCCTAAACCTTACACCGACTGCTCTTTGCCCTTCTCCCCCTTTCCGTTTCATTACATCACAAAATGGAAGAAgccaaaaagctttaaaaaaaaccaaacaaacaaataaattcttCCTATTAGGAAATAGGTAACTCAGCAGCTCATTCCCCGTCTGTCTTTCCATTTCACTTACCTTTCTTTTGGGCATTGTTGTAGCTCTCTATAGGAGATCTTAGTCAGCAGAAAAAAAGCCGAAGGCAGTCACTGCCTGACTGCTCCAAGAGCAAATGAGTTTTCAATGAACTAATTGCAGCACGACCTGTACtctcctctgaaaaaaaaaaaaaaaatccctcgtTATTGGCAACATTAAACACGCCAAGACGCAACCAAACTACGTGAATGGTTAACCGGAGTGGGAGCCACATTGGAGTGACAGGCTCTCAGGCCAATAAGGAGAGGCAGCCGGCTTTGAGGGGCGTGGCCCGTGAACTTGCCCGAAGCCCTCGTTCCCTGTCGGCTCTAACCGCTGGTGTAGTGGCGGAGCACGCGAACTTAGCAAGGGCTAAGCGATCAGGAATAAGAACGGCAGGAAAGCCAGAGCTGACttgatcagttttttttttcttttatgttataaTGACAGGCGAAAGCCACAACAGTTGCTTTCTTCACAGCCTCCAAACCTGCCACCCTTCCCTATTCCTAGCGGGGAAAGTGCTTTTAAGACCAGTTGAGTCTGGGCTCCGGTCTTTCCCTGCCACCTTTGGCGGGATGGTGTTGAACCGACAAGAACATTCATTCAGAAAGCGCAAAAGAGTGGAGATGTTTCTCTGGTGTGGGAATATCCTGCCAAAGCAGAACTGTGGTGCTGGCAAGAGGAGGGTGCCAAAATGGCGTGTTTTCCGCAGGTGGAGAGTAGCGACAAAACCGGGAGCTATACCGTTATCCCACTTGGAGGAGGTATACGAAGAATTCAGCGGGACTCCGAGGGAAATGTGTAATAGCAGGGGTCTATCCAAATGAAAAACACTGAGAATAGATTTTTAATCTGAAGGTTGCATTTAGTGAAAGGACTCAAGAAGGTGCTATCCACGAAAGTGTTTAGGACTCAGAACCTAGACTAGCATAAAGCGATTGAGGTACTCGCCTCAGGCACAAAATTTAAGCTTGTGACAAAAACCCAGGAGACTAGGATGAGGCGAGTGAGGTGAGTCATGCAAGTGCAGGGTAtgatcctgtctttatttaaatttttgatattttgttcatcatggacTTTTTTGCAagaattttgatatttaaaaagattgtctaaaaatattaagtatCTTCATTACTGAGTTTCTAGGCGGccctttaaaatttttgccaaAGGAGAATGTCTCCATAGCGTCACTCTAGTCCCAGCCATATTTAGGTGACTTTCGACTGTAAGAGAGGCTTATAGGTGCCTTTCAGTGTCAGTTTCTGAGACCTAAAGGTTTCAGGGTTGAGGTGGAGATTGATGAATAAATTACTTGGGaataaatatgattaaaataGAGGATCTAATTCCCCACCGCCCTTTCTCAGAGGCGCCTTGATGTGGTTGTTGTAAGAGCTACCTGTGTATAAAAGTGCTCCCAAACAACAACCCAAATCCTTATCCTGGAGGGttaatcaaaaaagaaatttaacctTTTGAACAGTTACTTTAGGAAGAATTCATTTGTGTTCGTGTAGGTTAAAAAATTTGGAATAATCAGTTTAAGAGATAAACACTGTATCTGCTACAGAGTGCCAAACCATCCCTTCAAGCAAAAATACAGCCTAACAGAATAAcccattataattattatatttactattgctatattatttttattttgttatatatttatatcattattattattattattgcccaTTCTTCCCCAGCACTGATAGTATGGAATTACATAGATCAGGTAGAATGAGCCTGCGTGACTGCTGCTCAGTTTCCTTCCCCCAACTTCATACTGCATTCTAATTCAAGTAAGTAAATCAGAAAGATATTTAAATTGCTTCCTTCGTCCACAGTTATTGGGATAATCCCTAGATGTTCCTGATGTCACTTTTTGCCCTTATGGTAAAAGCATTCCTGGGTGAACTTAGATATGTTTCAATCATTTTATTCTCCAACAGTTAGAAGATAAgcataaaaattgattttaatataAGGATTGCCTCATAAggataagaagaaaaatgaagggaATGAAAATGTGTCAGCAGTGGAATGCATCCATTCAACAAATTCTTATTTAGCATTATTTTGTGAGTcggattttgtttttgtagactAGCTTATGAAAATGCGAAACCCTGTAGCATGCAAAGTTGCATTACACAGCTTCTGTCTTTaaggaattttataattttgtaggATTGAGCAAACAGATGCATACCTATTTACAAATCAAAGCTGATTGTATTATCTGAATGGTGCAATCtaaattcaataataaaacagGAGGGAAGGATCTTTTAGGACTAAGGTAACTTGGCAAAGGGTTTGATTGAGGAAGTGGAATTTGGCTTGCCTGTGAACAGTTCGGTAGACTGTTACATTACAGCAAATGCAGCGGCAGGAAAAGGTTGTACTTGTTCAGGGAACATAGTGCCTAGTCCAAGTGGATTGAAACAAATTATCTTGAGGAGCCTTGGAAGGTAAAGCTTAGAGAAGCAAAGCATAATGTACAGGTCAGTGAGCTCTAAAACTCCTCTTAAATTTgtcagcaattttcttttttggccaGTTTTTTCTTCTTGAAGGCTAACGTGTTGCAACTGTGATTTATATcttattaaattgaaaaaatagtCATGCATGCAAAAGAACATTTTCTAAGTGTGAAACATTCTTCTGTTTCTTGACCCCAATCCCCCATTTCCTCATGTT
This region includes:
- the HMGN5 gene encoding high mobility group nucleosome-binding domain-containing protein 5 isoform X4, giving the protein MPKRKPKRRSARLSAMLVPVTPEVKPKRTSSSRKMKTKSDMMEENIDTSAQAVAETKQEAVVEEDYNENAKNGEAKITEAPASEKEIVEVKEENIEDATEKGGEKKEAVAAEVKNEEEDQKEDEEDQNEEKGEAGKEDKDEKGEEDGKEDKNGNEKGEDAKEKEDGKKGEDGKGNGEDGKEKGEDEKEEEDRKETGDGKENEDGKEKGDKKEEKDVKVKEDEKEREDGKEDEGGNEEEAGKEKEDLKEERKEEEEEGKEEDEIEEENGKKEEPQSIV
- the HMGN5 gene encoding high mobility group nucleosome-binding domain-containing protein 5 isoform X1, with translation MPKRKAAGQGDMRQEPKRRSARLSAQMLVPVTPEVKPKRTSSSRKMKTKSDMMEENIDTSAQAVAETKQEAVVEEDYNENAKNGEAKITEAPASEKEIVEVKEENIEDATEKGGEKKEAVAAEVKNEEEDQKEDEEDQNEEKGEAGKEDKDEKGEEDGKEDKNGNEKGEDAKEKEDGKKGEDGKGNGEDGKEKGEDEKEEEDRKETGDGKENEDGKEKGDKKEEKDVKVKEDEKEREDGKEDEGGNEEEAGKEKEDLKEERKEEEEEGKEEDEIEEENGKKEEPQSIV
- the HMGN5 gene encoding high mobility group nucleosome-binding domain-containing protein 5 isoform X2, whose translation is MPKRKAAGQGDMRQEPKRRSARLSAMLVPVTPEVKPKRTSSSRKMKTKSDMMEENIDTSAQAVAETKQEAVVEEDYNENAKNGEAKITEAPASEKEIVEVKEENIEDATEKGGEKKEAVAAEVKNEEEDQKEDEEDQNEEKGEAGKEDKDEKGEEDGKEDKNGNEKGEDAKEKEDGKKGEDGKGNGEDGKEKGEDEKEEEDRKETGDGKENEDGKEKGDKKEEKDVKVKEDEKEREDGKEDEGGNEEEAGKEKEDLKEERKEEEEEGKEEDEIEEENGKKEEPQSIV
- the HMGN5 gene encoding high mobility group nucleosome-binding domain-containing protein 5 isoform X3 — translated: MPKRKPKRRSARLSAQMLVPVTPEVKPKRTSSSRKMKTKSDMMEENIDTSAQAVAETKQEAVVEEDYNENAKNGEAKITEAPASEKEIVEVKEENIEDATEKGGEKKEAVAAEVKNEEEDQKEDEEDQNEEKGEAGKEDKDEKGEEDGKEDKNGNEKGEDAKEKEDGKKGEDGKGNGEDGKEKGEDEKEEEDRKETGDGKENEDGKEKGDKKEEKDVKVKEDEKEREDGKEDEGGNEEEAGKEKEDLKEERKEEEEEGKEEDEIEEENGKKEEPQSIV